The following coding sequences lie in one Lentilactobacillus sp. SPB1-3 genomic window:
- a CDS encoding ADP-ribosylglycohydrolase family protein, translated as MYSTSYLLLQATIAVAIGDALGVPVQFSDRQTLLKNPITQMTGYGDFNVPKGTWSDDTSLTLATLASLSNGFNLNDMMMRYRQWYDFGDYTPFGESFDIGETTKNAIERYKHGVPPEKCGGDQEYDNGNGTLMRVMPLAFYLLSQFPTYKFNQQVAKICEQFSSLTHRHPRSIIATAVLVNVTTTVILSPNKYAMLKSIREVLDYYENIPVFNEEIKYFDQMDNPTHYRKQSAEVQSSGYIIDTLNSVFWCLMNSEKYVSAVKKAVNLGNDADTIASITSMLGSLLYAPVSFPPEWIEPLRGRIHINWNVAMALQTPYF; from the coding sequence ATGTACTCAACCAGTTACCTATTACTTCAGGCCACCATTGCCGTCGCAATCGGTGATGCTCTTGGCGTACCCGTACAATTTTCTGATCGACAAACATTATTAAAAAATCCCATAACCCAAATGACTGGGTATGGGGATTTTAATGTGCCAAAGGGAACTTGGTCCGATGACACTTCGTTAACCTTAGCCACGCTGGCCAGTTTATCAAACGGTTTTAACTTAAATGATATGATGATGCGATATCGTCAATGGTATGACTTTGGTGACTATACTCCATTTGGCGAATCTTTTGATATTGGCGAAACAACTAAGAATGCCATTGAACGATACAAACACGGAGTACCACCCGAAAAATGTGGTGGTGATCAAGAATACGATAATGGCAATGGCACACTAATGCGGGTCATGCCATTAGCATTTTATTTGTTGTCTCAATTTCCCACATACAAATTCAATCAACAAGTAGCGAAAATTTGCGAACAGTTTTCGTCACTCACTCATCGCCATCCCAGATCTATAATCGCAACCGCAGTCTTAGTTAACGTCACTACTACAGTTATCTTAAGTCCTAACAAATATGCGATGTTAAAGTCCATTCGTGAAGTCTTAGACTACTATGAAAATATTCCTGTATTTAATGAAGAAATTAAATACTTTGACCAGATGGATAATCCTACACACTACAGGAAACAAAGTGCCGAGGTGCAAAGCTCAGGTTACATAATAGACACACTTAATTCAGTCTTTTGGTGTTTGATGAATTCAGAAAAATATGTATCAGCCGTCAAAAAGGCCGTTAATCTCGGGAATGATGCCGATACTATCGCTTCAATAACTTCGATGTTAGGATCACTGTTATACGCCCCAGTTTCATTTCCTCCTGAGTGGATAGAACCATTAAGAGGAAGAATTCATATCAATTGGAATGTCGCAATGGCTTTACAAACTCCTTACTTTTAA
- a CDS encoding diacylglycerol/lipid kinase family protein, producing MPKHFVFIVNEAAGGGNVRKLWPKIVEQLNQLNIEYRCTKTNFVGDAIQITKRILSAANDRLNNELVIVATGGDGTLHEVLNGCKEFYESHPSPTQVPIAFLPIGSGNDFARALKISDNWKTAIQQILSVKSPKPLVVGKYNNLNEGSTGYFINNFGIGLDATIVHNANHSIIKRNPILGKFSYIFAALNVIRTFKPVKTEVYYGENNQFVREFTKGFLITVTNIPYFGGGVNIVPTASPSKNSLDLVLIEKPSVRQIIIFIINLLAKRHLKLKFVTHLSKKSFTIITDGNRFGQIDGEESSSQSFNIKFETSTYSFWVN from the coding sequence ATGCCTAAACATTTCGTCTTCATCGTGAACGAAGCTGCTGGCGGAGGTAATGTCCGCAAACTCTGGCCAAAAATTGTTGAGCAATTGAACCAGTTAAACATTGAATATCGCTGTACCAAAACAAACTTTGTTGGGGATGCTATTCAAATCACGAAACGCATTTTAAGTGCAGCTAACGATAGATTAAATAATGAACTAGTAATTGTTGCTACTGGTGGCGATGGTACGTTACACGAAGTTTTAAACGGATGCAAAGAGTTTTATGAATCTCATCCATCCCCAACTCAAGTGCCCATTGCTTTTCTTCCCATTGGATCAGGGAATGATTTTGCTCGCGCATTAAAAATATCTGACAATTGGAAAACTGCTATTCAACAGATTCTTTCTGTAAAATCACCGAAGCCATTAGTCGTTGGAAAGTACAACAATCTAAACGAAGGCAGCACTGGCTATTTCATCAACAATTTCGGAATCGGTTTGGATGCAACTATAGTGCACAATGCTAACCACTCAATCATCAAACGCAACCCTATTTTAGGCAAATTTAGCTATATTTTTGCCGCACTTAATGTAATTCGAACTTTCAAACCAGTTAAAACAGAGGTATATTATGGCGAAAACAACCAATTTGTGAGAGAATTCACTAAAGGGTTCTTAATAACTGTAACTAATATCCCTTATTTTGGTGGCGGAGTTAATATTGTCCCCACCGCCTCTCCAAGCAAAAATTCGCTGGATCTGGTCTTAATTGAAAAGCCTTCTGTGCGTCAAATTATTATATTCATTATTAACTTATTAGCAAAGCGACACCTGAAACTAAAATTTGTTACCCATTTATCCAAAAAAAGCTTTACAATTATCACTGACGGGAACCGATTTGGTCAAATTGATGGTGAAGAATCATCCAGTCAGTCATTTAACATTAAGTTTGAGACCTCTACCTACTCATTTTGGGTTAACTAA